The Nocardioides panzhihuensis genome has a segment encoding these proteins:
- a CDS encoding carbohydrate ABC transporter permease, translating to MSAVTLDEQAAPARADRSRRTPSDALVAGTSHTMLIIWSVIVIVPFCWVLLSSFKTSKEILSSPFTLPAEWSFDNYVSAWTKAGIGTYFFNTVIVVGTALVLVMLLGAMCAYVLARFEFFGRNFIYYSMLGGLTFPVFLVIVPLFFVLQGFGLLNTLPGLILTYVAYALPFTVFFLYAFFKTLPDDVYEAAMMDGAGEWRTFFRIMLPMAAPGMAGVAIFNFLGLWNQFLLPVALNTDRKNYVLTQGMASFSSQAGYNVDFGALFAGVVLTVLPVLVVYLIFQRRIAGTVSTGTFR from the coding sequence ATGAGCGCCGTGACTCTCGACGAGCAAGCCGCCCCCGCGCGCGCCGACCGCAGCAGGCGTACGCCCAGTGACGCCCTGGTGGCGGGCACCTCGCACACGATGTTGATCATCTGGTCGGTGATCGTGATCGTGCCGTTCTGCTGGGTTCTGCTCTCCTCGTTCAAGACGTCGAAGGAGATCCTGTCCTCGCCGTTCACACTGCCGGCGGAGTGGAGCTTCGACAATTACGTCAGCGCCTGGACGAAGGCTGGCATCGGGACGTACTTCTTCAACACCGTCATCGTCGTCGGCACCGCCTTGGTGCTGGTGATGCTGCTGGGGGCGATGTGCGCCTACGTGCTGGCACGGTTCGAGTTCTTCGGACGCAACTTCATCTACTACTCGATGCTCGGCGGGCTGACCTTCCCGGTCTTCCTGGTCATCGTGCCGCTCTTCTTCGTGCTGCAGGGGTTCGGGCTGCTCAACACGCTGCCCGGGCTGATCCTGACCTACGTGGCCTACGCGCTGCCGTTCACCGTCTTCTTCCTCTACGCCTTCTTCAAGACGTTGCCCGACGACGTATACGAGGCCGCGATGATGGACGGTGCGGGGGAGTGGCGCACGTTCTTCCGGATCATGCTGCCCATGGCCGCACCTGGGATGGCCGGCGTGGCGATCTTCAACTTCCTCGGGCTGTGGAACCAGTTCCTGCTCCCGGTGGCGCTCAACACCGACCGAAAGAACTACGTGCTCACCCAGGGCATGGCCTCGTTCTCGTCGCAGGCGGGCTACAACGTGGACTTCGGCGCGCTCTTCGCCGGCGTGGTCCTGACCGTGCTTCCGGTGCTGGTGGTCTACCTGATCTTCCAGCGGCGGATCGCCGGGACGGTCTCGACCGGCACCTTCCGCTGA
- a CDS encoding carbohydrate ABC transporter permease yields MSASVTDATTAGGLPEANPWGAPPRRRRRKLTFDRALFMAVFLGLPVAVFVIFVVIPIGQALFYSLTDWSGFSPVMNVVGLDNYVKLLNDETFLKALRNNALLTLVVPLVTLAAALAIAVVVTTAGPSTGQVRGLNGSGFYRVVSFFPYAVPAIVIGLLWAQVYDPAAGLFNGILTGLGLDGFKDYAWLGEVRAAMPASMFVMIWASIGFYTVLFVAAIKGIPAEIYEAARIDGAGRFRTAISITLPSIRDNVQTAYIYLGILTLDAYVFMAALNPGGGPANSTLTMSQHLMNTAFKKGQFGYATSMGVVLALVTLLFAALIFAIFYFAGGRDKKGEVAR; encoded by the coding sequence ATGTCTGCATCAGTCACTGATGCGACGACGGCGGGCGGGCTCCCCGAGGCAAATCCCTGGGGAGCCCCACCGCGCCGTCGCCGCCGTAAGCTCACCTTCGACCGGGCCCTGTTCATGGCCGTCTTCCTCGGCCTGCCGGTCGCGGTCTTCGTCATCTTCGTCGTGATCCCGATCGGCCAGGCCCTCTTCTACTCGCTGACCGACTGGTCCGGGTTCTCCCCGGTCATGAACGTCGTCGGCCTGGACAACTACGTCAAACTGCTCAACGACGAGACCTTCCTCAAGGCGCTGCGCAACAACGCGCTGCTCACCCTCGTGGTGCCGCTGGTCACTCTTGCCGCGGCGCTGGCGATCGCGGTGGTCGTGACCACCGCCGGCCCCAGCACCGGCCAGGTGCGCGGCCTGAACGGCTCCGGCTTCTACCGAGTCGTCTCGTTCTTCCCCTATGCCGTGCCGGCCATCGTCATCGGTCTGCTCTGGGCGCAGGTCTACGACCCGGCGGCCGGCCTGTTCAACGGGATCCTCACCGGCCTCGGACTCGACGGTTTCAAGGACTACGCCTGGCTCGGGGAGGTGCGTGCGGCGATGCCTGCCTCGATGTTCGTGATGATCTGGGCCAGCATCGGCTTCTACACCGTGCTCTTCGTGGCTGCCATCAAGGGCATCCCCGCGGAGATCTACGAGGCCGCCCGCATCGACGGCGCCGGTCGGTTCCGCACCGCGATCTCGATCACGCTCCCGTCGATCCGTGACAATGTCCAGACGGCCTACATCTACCTCGGGATCCTCACCCTCGACGCCTACGTCTTCATGGCGGCGCTCAACCCGGGCGGTGGGCCCGCGAACTCGACGCTGACGATGAGCCAGCACCTGATGAACACCGCCTTCAAGAAGGGCCAGTTCGGTTATGCCACCTCGATGGGAGTCGTACTCGCCCTGGTCACGCTGCTCTTCGCAGCTCTGATCTTCGCGATCTTCTACTTCGCCGGTGGCCGCGACAAGAAGGGAGAGGTGGCCCGATGA
- a CDS encoding NAD-dependent epimerase/dehydratase family protein encodes MNSTYLVIGAGPVGATIAQQLADRGDRVRLLTRSGSGPVHASIERLRGDATDLDTITQAAAGVRAVFHCMHGSAYAAAAWRAELPRAEKVVLEAAGRVGAVVVFPESLYAYGRVTGTMTEQTPRTADFGKPAVRVELLRARDASPTPTVSVAASDFYGPLVRTSHAGERMVPTVLAGRTMRVLGDPDAPHSWTYVPDLGAAMIEAADEKKLWGSFLHAPTAPAISQRALVQLYAEVAGVPAPRVGRIPTWALKSIGAVHAGTRELAEMVFQFDKPFVMDSSASEALLGLSPTPIETGAKATVDWWRTQA; translated from the coding sequence ATGAACAGCACCTACCTCGTCATCGGCGCCGGCCCAGTCGGCGCGACCATCGCCCAGCAGCTCGCCGACCGCGGGGATCGCGTGCGCCTCCTCACCCGCTCCGGCAGCGGCCCGGTGCACGCGAGCATCGAGCGTCTTCGCGGCGACGCCACGGATCTCGACACCATCACCCAGGCCGCCGCGGGCGTACGCGCCGTCTTCCACTGCATGCACGGCAGCGCCTACGCCGCCGCTGCCTGGCGCGCCGAGCTCCCGCGGGCGGAGAAGGTCGTGCTCGAGGCCGCCGGTCGCGTTGGCGCCGTGGTCGTCTTTCCCGAGAGCCTCTACGCCTACGGTCGCGTCACCGGGACGATGACCGAGCAGACACCGCGCACGGCCGACTTCGGCAAGCCCGCCGTGCGCGTCGAGCTGCTCCGTGCTCGCGACGCCTCCCCGACCCCGACTGTCAGCGTCGCGGCATCGGACTTCTACGGTCCGCTGGTGCGCACCTCCCACGCCGGCGAGCGCATGGTCCCGACGGTCCTCGCCGGCCGCACCATGCGCGTCCTCGGCGACCCGGATGCCCCGCACTCGTGGACGTACGTCCCCGACCTGGGCGCCGCGATGATCGAGGCCGCCGACGAGAAGAAGCTGTGGGGTTCGTTCCTGCACGCCCCCACAGCGCCCGCGATCTCCCAGCGCGCCCTGGTCCAGCTCTACGCCGAGGTCGCCGGGGTCCCGGCACCCCGGGTCGGCCGCATTCCCACCTGGGCGCTCAAGTCGATCGGCGCGGTGCACGCCGGGACCCGAGAGCTGGCCGAGATGGTCTTCCAGTTCGACAAGCCGTTCGTCATGGACTCCTCGGCCAGCGAGGCCCTGCTCGGCCTGTCCCCCACTCCGATCGAGACCGGAGCCAAGGCGACGGTGGACTGGTGGCGTACACAGGCCTGA
- a CDS encoding acyl-CoA dehydrogenase family protein yields the protein MTSFLQPEHEELRAVVRDFAQKEIAPHASQWDRDHHFPVDVVHKMGELGLFGLTAPEAYGGGEGDLVALCVAIEELGRVDQSIGITLEAAVGLGINPILTYGIDEQKERWLPDLVAGKKLAGFGLTEPGAGSDAGATATKAVLDGEEWVVDGSKQFITNSGSSITSVVTVTARTGTRDNGKPEISTIMIPSGTPGFTAEKGYDKLGWHASDTHPLSFDGARVPADHLLGERGRGYAQFLATLDDGRVAIAALAVGCIQACLDMSLEYAGERQTFGGPIGRKQGVAFQIADLEVMLRASRLLTYEAASMKSGLDSGAVTMKEFKQAAAAAKLYATESAVTATRIATQVFGGYGFMEEYPVARFYRDAKILEIGEGTSEVQRMLIARGLGLPVE from the coding sequence GTGACCTCTTTTCTCCAGCCCGAGCACGAAGAGCTGCGTGCCGTCGTCCGTGACTTCGCCCAGAAAGAGATCGCGCCCCATGCCTCCCAATGGGACCGCGACCATCACTTCCCCGTCGATGTGGTCCACAAGATGGGAGAGCTGGGCCTCTTCGGCCTGACCGCCCCCGAGGCGTACGGCGGGGGTGAGGGTGACCTCGTCGCGCTCTGTGTCGCGATCGAGGAGCTCGGCCGCGTCGACCAGTCGATCGGGATCACGCTCGAGGCCGCCGTCGGCCTCGGGATCAACCCGATCCTCACCTACGGCATCGACGAGCAGAAGGAGCGGTGGCTCCCCGACCTCGTCGCGGGCAAGAAGCTGGCCGGCTTCGGGCTGACCGAGCCGGGCGCCGGCTCCGACGCAGGCGCGACCGCCACCAAGGCCGTACTGGACGGCGAGGAGTGGGTCGTCGACGGCTCCAAGCAGTTCATCACCAACTCCGGTTCCTCGATCACCTCCGTCGTGACCGTCACCGCGCGCACCGGCACCCGCGACAACGGCAAGCCCGAGATCAGCACCATCATGATCCCCTCAGGCACGCCCGGGTTCACGGCCGAGAAGGGCTACGACAAGCTCGGCTGGCACGCCTCCGACACCCACCCGCTCTCCTTCGACGGCGCCCGGGTGCCGGCCGACCACCTCCTCGGTGAGCGCGGCCGCGGCTACGCCCAGTTCCTGGCCACCCTCGACGACGGCCGCGTGGCGATCGCCGCCCTCGCCGTCGGCTGCATCCAGGCCTGCCTCGACATGTCGCTCGAGTACGCGGGGGAGCGGCAGACCTTCGGTGGCCCGATCGGACGCAAGCAGGGTGTCGCCTTCCAGATCGCCGACCTCGAGGTCATGCTGCGGGCCTCGCGCCTGCTGACGTACGAGGCCGCTTCGATGAAGTCCGGGCTCGACTCGGGTGCCGTCACGATGAAGGAGTTCAAGCAGGCGGCCGCCGCTGCCAAGCTGTACGCCACCGAGTCGGCTGTCACCGCGACCCGTATCGCCACCCAGGTCTTCGGCGGCTACGGGTTCATGGAGGAGTATCCGGTGGCCCGTTTCTACCGCGACGCGAAGATCCTGGAGATCGGCGAAGGCACCTCCGAGGTGCAGCGGATGCTGATCGCAAGAGGTCTCGGCCTACCGGTCGAATGA
- a CDS encoding HepT-like ribonuclease domain-containing protein produces the protein MTRSGQERLDDIVDAVTAIRSHLTKGTLENDVVVDAVRMRLLEIGEAVTCLDDSVLATEPDIPWKQIARMRDHLAHRYFLSSTDIIAETVKTDLGPLLAAVRRLRDKVDA, from the coding sequence GTGACCCGCTCAGGCCAAGAGCGTCTCGACGACATCGTCGATGCCGTCACTGCGATCAGAAGCCATCTGACGAAGGGCACCCTCGAGAACGATGTCGTTGTCGATGCCGTCAGAATGCGACTCCTCGAGATCGGCGAGGCGGTTACGTGTCTGGACGACTCCGTCCTCGCGACCGAGCCCGACATCCCGTGGAAGCAGATCGCCCGCATGCGTGATCATCTCGCGCATCGTTACTTCCTGAGCTCGACCGACATCATCGCCGAGACAGTCAAGACCGACTTGGGTCCGCTGCTCGCTGCCGTCCGAAGGTTGCGCGACAAGGTCGACGCCTAG
- the ngcE gene encoding N-acetylglucosamine/diacetylchitobiose ABC transporter substrate-binding protein translates to MSQQLHGRLDRRTLLRGSLAGAALLSFSGALAACGAPGSDSDNTGGGTKSDSNPFGMAEDSTVDVVIFDGGYGYDYVEFAAGMAGKEFADANIKVSATTKIATELQPRFVGGTPPDLIDNSGADLIGFNTIATQLEELDDVFEADNYEGVKIADTLYPNVKAPGTYSDRFVAINYVMTLYGVWYSASLFAENGWTAPKTWDEALDLGAKAKAKKKYLWVWGKEAATYYRTLVIDSAAKEGGDEVRLALENLEKGAWSHPVVQGILEKLGEMVKQDMFVPGGAGTQFTAAQAKWSNDQQALLYPSGGWIENEMKDATKDGFEMTGIPEFVLSDSPALPPETIRAAAGEAFIVPSKAKNPAGGKEILRAMLSKEAATNFSKTKLAPTIVKDTIPADGFGSAALKSQSAMLDAAGDNTFNFQFYDYYGTNADELVVWNSFLSGDLDVKGLTKAVQGIFDKVADDSSIEKLKIT, encoded by the coding sequence ATGTCCCAGCAGCTTCACGGCCGGCTCGATCGCCGGACCCTCCTGCGCGGCAGCCTCGCCGGCGCGGCGCTCCTGTCGTTCTCCGGTGCGCTCGCCGCCTGTGGCGCGCCCGGTAGCGACTCTGACAACACCGGTGGCGGCACCAAGTCCGACTCCAACCCGTTCGGCATGGCGGAGGACTCCACCGTCGACGTGGTGATCTTCGACGGTGGCTACGGCTACGACTACGTCGAGTTCGCCGCAGGCATGGCCGGCAAGGAGTTCGCCGACGCCAACATCAAGGTCAGCGCGACCACCAAGATCGCCACCGAGCTCCAGCCGCGCTTCGTCGGCGGCACGCCGCCGGACCTGATCGACAACTCCGGCGCCGACCTGATCGGCTTCAACACCATCGCCACCCAGCTGGAGGAGCTCGACGACGTCTTCGAGGCCGACAACTACGAGGGCGTCAAGATCGCCGACACCCTCTACCCCAACGTCAAGGCCCCCGGCACCTACAGCGACCGGTTCGTGGCGATCAACTACGTCATGACCCTGTACGGCGTGTGGTACTCGGCCTCGCTCTTCGCCGAGAACGGCTGGACCGCGCCGAAGACCTGGGACGAGGCGCTCGACCTCGGTGCCAAGGCCAAGGCCAAGAAGAAGTACCTCTGGGTCTGGGGCAAGGAGGCGGCGACCTACTACCGCACCCTGGTGATCGACTCGGCGGCGAAGGAGGGCGGCGACGAGGTGCGCCTCGCGCTGGAGAACCTCGAGAAGGGCGCCTGGTCCCACCCGGTCGTCCAGGGCATCCTCGAGAAGCTCGGCGAGATGGTGAAGCAGGACATGTTCGTCCCCGGCGGAGCCGGCACCCAGTTCACCGCCGCTCAGGCCAAGTGGTCCAACGACCAGCAGGCTCTCCTCTACCCGAGCGGTGGCTGGATCGAGAACGAGATGAAGGACGCCACCAAGGACGGCTTCGAGATGACCGGCATCCCTGAGTTCGTGCTCAGCGACAGCCCGGCGCTGCCCCCGGAGACCATCCGTGCGGCGGCCGGCGAGGCGTTCATCGTCCCGAGCAAGGCGAAGAACCCGGCCGGCGGCAAGGAGATCCTCCGCGCGATGCTGTCGAAGGAGGCCGCCACCAACTTCTCGAAGACGAAGCTGGCGCCGACCATCGTCAAGGACACCATCCCGGCCGATGGTTTCGGCTCCGCGGCGCTGAAGTCGCAGAGCGCGATGCTCGACGCCGCCGGTGACAACACCTTCAACTTCCAGTTCTACGACTACTACGGCACCAACGCCGACGAGCTCGTGGTCTGGAACTCGTTCCTCTCCGGTGACCTGGACGTCAAGGGCCTGACGAAGGCCGTCCAGGGCATCTTCGACAAGGTCGCCGACGACTCCTCGATCGAGAAGCTCAAGATCACCTGA
- a CDS encoding N-acetylglucosamine kinase, whose amino-acid sequence MTHNYLGLDAGGTSTRAVVVSSDGRCGGIGKAGSGNPTSAGIDAATSAIRAAVTQAMASAGVDQVSGAALAVAGAGGAGHRATIAATLSDLVAHEPVFDFDVLAAYFSGTAAPDGYVLLSGTGASAVRVENGKLAAISDGLGWLLGDVGSGFWLGREAVRAGLAPLDGRGATTLLTGLLLDRLGTPPVTHREGGRTGTLVAATAALYAMPPLRLADFAALVFTAADAGDEFAAEILDRAAAGLAETLAAVRTPDVVGPLVAAGSVLARQPDFAARVAPGAVVADDGLAGAAVLALRHAGVLVDDDVYRRVTSSLAQLTEV is encoded by the coding sequence ATGACTCATAACTATCTGGGACTCGACGCGGGAGGCACCAGCACTCGCGCCGTCGTCGTCTCCTCTGACGGACGATGCGGAGGCATCGGGAAGGCCGGCAGCGGCAACCCGACCTCCGCCGGAATCGACGCTGCCACCTCGGCGATCAGGGCCGCGGTCACACAGGCCATGGCCTCCGCGGGGGTCGATCAGGTCTCTGGTGCGGCGCTCGCGGTGGCCGGAGCAGGCGGCGCCGGCCACCGGGCCACCATCGCGGCCACGCTCTCCGACCTGGTCGCGCACGAGCCTGTCTTCGACTTCGACGTGCTGGCTGCGTACTTCTCGGGGACGGCGGCCCCGGACGGATATGTGCTGCTCTCCGGCACAGGGGCGTCGGCGGTGCGGGTCGAGAACGGCAAGCTGGCGGCGATCTCGGACGGGCTGGGCTGGCTGCTCGGGGATGTCGGCTCGGGCTTCTGGCTGGGCCGCGAGGCCGTACGCGCCGGGTTGGCCCCGCTCGACGGGCGCGGTGCCACGACCCTGCTGACCGGCCTGTTGCTGGACCGGCTCGGGACCCCGCCGGTCACTCATCGCGAAGGCGGCCGGACCGGGACGCTCGTCGCGGCCACAGCCGCTCTCTATGCGATGCCGCCGCTGCGCCTGGCCGACTTCGCCGCGCTCGTGTTCACCGCGGCGGACGCCGGCGACGAGTTCGCGGCGGAGATCCTCGACCGGGCGGCAGCCGGGCTGGCGGAGACGCTGGCGGCGGTGCGTACGCCTGATGTCGTCGGCCCGCTGGTCGCAGCCGGAAGCGTCCTGGCCCGGCAACCGGACTTCGCCGCCCGGGTCGCCCCCGGGGCCGTCGTCGCCGACGATGGCCTCGCTGGGGCGGCGGTGCTGGCGCTCCGGCATGCCGGGGTGCTCGTCGACGACGACGTGTACCGTCGAGTAACCTCCTCGCTCGCTCAGCTCACCGAGGTGTGA
- a CDS encoding acetyl/propionyl/methylcrotonyl-CoA carboxylase subunit alpha, translating into MEEFSLSKPLTKVLIANRGEIAVRVIRACKDAGIGSVAIYADPDRDALFVRLADESYSLGGATPAESYLSIEKILDVARQSGADSVHPGYGFLAENADFATAVIEAGLTWIGPSPEAIDALGDKAKAKQIALKAGAPLAPGLKDPVKDASEIVSFATEHGLPVAIKAVFGGGGRGLKVARTLEEIPELYESAVREAISAFGRGECLVEKFLDKPRHVETQCLADTHGNVVVISTRDCSLQRRHQKLVEEAPAPFLTEEQNKRLYESSKAILREAGYVGAGTCEFLVAADGTISFLEVNTRLQVEHCVSEEVTGIDLVREMFRIAAGEELGYDDPEIRGHSIEYRINAEDGGNNFMPAPGTLTEWAPPAGPGVRLDGGYEKGETIPGAFDSLIAKLIITGRDRTQALERSRRALEEFKVDGMPTAIAFHQAVVNDPAYTAANGSFEVYTTWIETDFDNQITPYTGTAGEHDEDGTAGQRQTVVVEVGGKRLSVSLPAGLGGLAAGGGAGAAKKPKRAAKKTGAAASGDSVASPMQGTIVKIAVEEGQEVAEGDVVVVIEAMKMEQPLKAHKAGTITGLTATVGETVANGAVIAEIK; encoded by the coding sequence ATGGAGGAGTTCTCGTTGAGCAAGCCACTGACAAAGGTCCTGATCGCCAACCGCGGTGAGATCGCCGTTCGAGTGATCCGCGCGTGCAAGGACGCCGGGATCGGCTCTGTAGCGATCTACGCGGACCCCGACCGTGACGCGCTCTTCGTGCGTCTGGCCGATGAGTCCTACTCGCTCGGCGGCGCGACGCCTGCGGAGTCCTACCTCTCCATCGAGAAGATCCTCGATGTCGCCCGCCAGTCCGGCGCGGACTCGGTCCACCCCGGCTACGGCTTCCTGGCCGAGAACGCCGACTTCGCCACGGCCGTGATCGAGGCCGGTCTGACCTGGATCGGCCCCTCCCCCGAGGCCATCGACGCGCTCGGTGACAAGGCCAAGGCCAAGCAGATCGCGCTCAAGGCCGGTGCGCCGCTGGCCCCGGGCCTCAAGGACCCGGTCAAGGACGCCTCCGAGATCGTCTCCTTCGCCACCGAGCACGGCCTCCCGGTCGCCATCAAGGCCGTCTTCGGTGGCGGCGGTCGCGGCCTGAAGGTCGCCCGCACCCTCGAGGAGATCCCCGAGCTCTACGAGTCCGCGGTCCGCGAAGCGATCAGCGCCTTCGGACGTGGCGAGTGCCTGGTCGAGAAGTTCCTCGACAAACCACGCCACGTCGAGACCCAGTGCCTGGCCGACACCCACGGCAACGTGGTCGTCATCTCCACCCGCGACTGCTCGCTGCAGCGCCGCCACCAAAAGCTGGTCGAGGAGGCCCCCGCGCCGTTCCTGACCGAGGAGCAGAACAAGCGCCTCTATGAGTCCTCCAAGGCGATCCTGCGCGAGGCCGGCTACGTCGGCGCCGGCACGTGTGAGTTCCTCGTCGCCGCCGACGGCACCATCTCCTTCCTCGAGGTCAACACCCGCCTCCAGGTCGAGCACTGCGTCTCCGAGGAGGTCACCGGCATCGACCTGGTCCGCGAGATGTTCCGCATCGCCGCCGGTGAGGAGCTGGGCTACGACGACCCCGAGATCCGCGGCCACTCCATCGAATACCGCATCAACGCCGAGGACGGCGGCAACAACTTCATGCCCGCCCCGGGCACCCTGACCGAGTGGGCGCCTCCGGCCGGCCCCGGCGTACGCCTGGACGGCGGTTATGAGAAGGGCGAGACCATCCCGGGCGCGTTCGACTCGCTCATCGCCAAGCTGATCATCACCGGCCGCGACCGCACCCAAGCACTCGAACGCTCACGCCGCGCGCTGGAGGAGTTCAAGGTCGACGGCATGCCCACCGCCATCGCGTTCCACCAGGCCGTCGTCAACGACCCCGCCTACACCGCCGCCAACGGCTCCTTCGAGGTCTACACCACCTGGATCGAGACCGACTTCGACAACCAGATCACCCCCTACACCGGCACCGCCGGTGAGCACGACGAAGACGGCACCGCCGGGCAGCGGCAGACCGTCGTGGTCGAAGTCGGCGGCAAACGCCTCTCGGTCTCCCTGCCCGCCGGACTCGGCGGGCTCGCGGCCGGCGGTGGCGCCGGTGCCGCGAAGAAGCCCAAGCGCGCTGCGAAGAAGACCGGCGCTGCCGCCTCCGGCGACTCCGTCGCCTCCCCGATGCAAGGCACCATCGTCAAGATCGCCGTCGAAGAAGGCCAGGAGGTCGCCGAGGGTGACGTCGTCGTGGTCATCGAGGCCATGAAGATGGAACAACCCCTCAAAGCCCACAAAGCCGGCACCATCACCGGCCTGACCGCCACCGTGGGCGAGACCGTCGCCAACGGCGCAGTCATCGCCGAGATCAAGTAG
- a CDS encoding nucleotidyltransferase domain-containing protein, giving the protein MTQPAAHREAALHGPVGRVVVSKRDDLLDVLSRHGVSNVRGFGSVARGDDRPDSDVDLLVDFPPHTSLFTILRMQDELEEILGASVDLVPDSGLQARIRARVERDLIAL; this is encoded by the coding sequence GTGACACAACCCGCAGCACACCGAGAGGCAGCGCTCCACGGCCCAGTGGGTCGCGTCGTCGTGTCGAAGCGCGACGATCTGTTGGATGTGCTGAGCCGACATGGTGTCAGCAACGTACGCGGCTTCGGCAGCGTTGCCCGCGGTGACGACCGTCCTGACAGCGACGTCGACCTGCTTGTCGACTTCCCGCCCCACACCAGCCTCTTCACCATCCTTCGCATGCAGGATGAGCTCGAGGAGATCCTCGGCGCCAGCGTTGACCTCGTCCCTGACTCAGGCTTGCAGGCTCGAATCCGCGCCCGCGTCGAACGCGACCTGATCGCGCTGTGA
- a CDS encoding TetR/AcrR family transcriptional regulator, which translates to MTGTPRERARAQTMGEIVRIGREHLAVHGAAALSLRAVARDLGVVSSAVYRYVKNRDELLTLLLVSGYDEIGDAVDAAVAAAPEDDPRAQFLALGRAVRTWALAEPATYALLFGSPVPGYAAPDERTSVPGTRVPTAMLRLCAGALAAGRLTLPDKSEEISPALAEGLQGIRDQLGIDLPDEALTRGVLVWTSLFGRVSFEVFGQFGPDAFGDPAALFELHLAALADELGLDERS; encoded by the coding sequence ATGACAGGGACTCCACGTGAACGCGCACGGGCGCAGACCATGGGCGAGATCGTCCGGATCGGCCGCGAGCACCTGGCGGTCCACGGCGCAGCCGCGCTCTCGTTGCGGGCGGTGGCCCGCGACCTCGGGGTGGTCTCCTCAGCCGTCTACCGCTACGTGAAGAACCGCGACGAGCTGCTCACGCTGCTCCTCGTCTCGGGGTACGACGAGATCGGCGACGCCGTCGACGCCGCCGTCGCCGCTGCCCCCGAGGACGACCCCCGGGCCCAGTTCCTGGCGCTCGGCCGCGCGGTCAGGACCTGGGCGCTCGCCGAGCCGGCGACGTACGCCCTGCTCTTCGGGTCGCCCGTCCCCGGCTACGCCGCGCCGGACGAGCGCACCAGCGTTCCCGGCACCCGCGTCCCGACCGCGATGTTGCGGCTGTGCGCCGGCGCGCTCGCGGCGGGGCGGCTGACTCTGCCTGATAAGTCGGAGGAGATCTCGCCTGCGCTCGCGGAGGGCCTACAGGGCATCCGCGACCAGCTCGGCATCGACCTGCCCGACGAGGCCCTCACCCGCGGCGTACTCGTCTGGACGAGCCTCTTCGGCCGCGTCAGCTTCGAGGTCTTCGGACAGTTCGGCCCAGACGCCTTCGGCGACCCCGCCGCCCTCTTCGAGCTCCACCTGGCCGCGCTGGCCGACGAGCTCGGGTTGGACGAGCGGTCGTGA
- a CDS encoding sugar isomerase domain-containing protein: protein MITDVFGSFDEQVRTRLSELQAIAQSGGFDEAVELMVSSIRNGGVLQAFGTGHSQAFAMEIAGRAGGLIPTHAIALRDTVLMGERPASDLAGGLLERDSNIANELWELHEFHSEDVFLIASNSGVNGSIVGIALRAKEEGHKVIAVTSLEHTNAVTPKHPSGKRLAEIADVVIDNLAPFGDATVPMGASGAEGLDDPDGQGVMGGAVSSITAAYIAQLLTIGTAATLQAAGETPPLYLSANIPGGDEHNDALKARYGERIGSMA, encoded by the coding sequence TTGATCACTGACGTGTTCGGATCCTTCGACGAGCAGGTTCGCACACGCCTGTCCGAGCTGCAGGCCATTGCGCAGTCCGGTGGCTTCGACGAAGCGGTCGAGCTGATGGTCAGCAGCATCCGCAACGGCGGGGTGCTGCAGGCGTTCGGCACCGGCCACTCGCAGGCGTTCGCGATGGAGATCGCCGGACGGGCCGGTGGCCTGATTCCGACCCACGCCATCGCGCTGCGGGACACGGTCCTCATGGGCGAGCGTCCGGCCAGCGACCTGGCGGGCGGTCTCCTCGAGCGTGACAGCAACATCGCGAACGAGCTCTGGGAGCTCCACGAGTTCCACTCCGAGGACGTCTTCCTGATCGCGTCCAACTCAGGTGTCAACGGTTCGATCGTCGGCATCGCGCTGCGCGCGAAGGAGGAGGGCCACAAGGTGATCGCGGTGACCAGCCTGGAGCACACCAACGCGGTCACCCCCAAGCACCCCAGCGGCAAGCGCCTGGCCGAGATCGCCGACGTGGTGATCGACAACCTGGCTCCCTTCGGTGACGCGACGGTGCCCATGGGCGCCTCCGGCGCCGAAGGTCTCGATGACCCCGACGGCCAGGGAGTGATGGGCGGTGCGGTCTCCTCCATCACGGCGGCGTACATCGCTCAGCTCCTGACGATCGGCACCGCGGCCACGCTTCAGGCCGCCGGTGAGACCCCACCCCTGTATCTCTCCGCCAACATCCCGGGTGGCGATGAGCACAACGATGCGCTGAAGGCTCGCTACGGCGAGCGCATCGGAAGCATGGCCTGA